One part of the Olleya sp. YS genome encodes these proteins:
- a CDS encoding ribose-5-phosphate isomerase, which produces MPKTQYHIYVVELKKKVYTEHARFRAANPQFNGVLECLYVGMTSKTPKERFLQHKTGYRNKKGHKLSSNIVQKYGSYLRPSLYNHIGPIATRADALKMEEALALELRRQRYAVWFN; this is translated from the coding sequence ATGCCAAAAACGCAATACCATATTTACGTTGTAGAACTCAAGAAAAAAGTATATACAGAGCATGCTAGATTTAGAGCTGCAAACCCACAATTTAATGGTGTGTTAGAGTGTTTATATGTTGGTATGACCAGTAAAACACCAAAAGAGCGTTTTTTACAACACAAAACAGGCTACAGGAATAAAAAAGGACATAAACTATCGTCAAACATTGTCCAGAAGTATGGTAGTTATCTAAGACCAAGTTTATACAATCATATTGGTCCAATAGCAACTAGAGCAGACGCTTTAAAAATGGAAGAAGCTTTAGCGTTAGAGTTAAGACGACAACGTTATGCGGTTTGGTTTAATTAA